The DNA sequence TGGCCGTTAACGGTGGTTTTGGCAGATATCACCTGGGGCACTATACTCACCGGGAGTGTATCCGTATTAGCTTATTTAGCTGCATCGAGATGGATTCATTTCTGATTTTAAGATAATTTCTCGCTGCCCACTACTCACTACTCACTACTTTTAGTTATCTTTGCGCTCGTTAAAAACAACCGACAATGAGCAAGTATGCATCACTTTTAGGCGAAGAAAGAGCCGAGTTTCTGTTAGAACATCATTCCAAAACCATTGACAAATCGATGCTGCACCTGCCGAGTGCGGATTTCGTGGAGAAGATATGGATGCAAAGCAACCGCAATCCACAGGTATTGCGCAGCTTACAGCAATTATACAGCAACGGCAGATTAGCGAATACCGGATATGTTTCCATTCTGCCGGTTGACCAGGGTATTGAACACAGTGCCGGTGCCAGTTTTGCTCCCAATCCCATTTATTTCGATTCCGAGAATATCGTGAAACTGGCTATCGAAGGCGGCTGCAACGCAGTAGCCTCCACCTATGGTGTACTGGGTTCTGTAGCCAGGAAATATGCCCACAAAATTCCGTTTATCGTCAAGATCAACCATAACGAGTTTTTATCCTACCCGAATGCATTCGACCAGATCATGTTCGGAACCATTAAGGATGCCTGGAATATGGGCGCTGTAGCGGTGGGAGCCACCATCTATTTTGGCTCCGCGGAATCGCGCAGACAAATTGTGGAAGTGGCTAAAGCGTTTGAATATGCGCACGAACTGGGAATGGCGACCATCTTATGGTGCTACCTCAGAAATTCCAATTTCAAGAAAGACAGCGTGGATTATCACACTTCTGCAGATTTATCTTCTCAGGCCAACCATTTGGGTGTAACCATACAGGCAGATATCATCAAACAGAAACTGCCGACCAACAACGGCGGTTACGATGCCATCAAGTTTGGCAAATCGCACCCGAAAGTATATTCCCAACTGACAACAGACCACCCGATTGACTTGACCCGATATCAGGTTGCCAATTGTTACATGGGACGTTCCGGATTAATCAACTCAGGCGGAGAAAGTAAGGGCCAAACAGACCTGGCGGAAGCGGTAGAAACAGCCATCGTCAACAAACGCGCCGGCGGTATGGGACTGATTTCCGGAAGGAAAGCCTTCCA is a window from the Sphingobacteriales bacterium genome containing:
- a CDS encoding class I fructose-bisphosphate aldolase, yielding MSKYASLLGEERAEFLLEHHSKTIDKSMLHLPSADFVEKIWMQSNRNPQVLRSLQQLYSNGRLANTGYVSILPVDQGIEHSAGASFAPNPIYFDSENIVKLAIEGGCNAVASTYGVLGSVARKYAHKIPFIVKINHNEFLSYPNAFDQIMFGTIKDAWNMGAVAVGATIYFGSAESRRQIVEVAKAFEYAHELGMATILWCYLRNSNFKKDSVDYHTSADLSSQANHLGVTIQADIIKQKLPTNNGGYDAIKFGKSHPKVYSQLTTDHPIDLTRYQVANCYMGRSGLINSGGESKGQTDLAEAVETAIVNKRAGGMGLISGRKAFQKDMKVGIELLNAIQDVYLDNDVTIA